Proteins from a single region of Mangifera indica cultivar Alphonso unplaced genomic scaffold, CATAS_Mindica_2.1 Un_0106, whole genome shotgun sequence:
- the LOC123207809 gene encoding stearoyl-[acyl-carrier-protein] 9-desaturase, chloroplastic: MALKLSTFTTPSHKVPCFALPQMASRRSPKFSMASTLRSNSKEVDSLKKPFTPPREVHVQVTHSMPPQKIEIFKSLEDWAEQNILVHLKPVEKCWQPQDFLPDPASDGFHDQVKELRERAKEIPDDYFVVLVGDMITEEALPTYQTMLNTLDGVRDETGASPTSWAIWTRAWTAEENRHGDLLNKYLYLCGRVDMRQIEKTIQYLIGSGMDPRTENNPYLGFIYTSFQERATFISHGNTARHAKEQGDMKLAQICGIIAADEKRHETAYTKIVEKLFEIDPDGTIMAFADMMRKKISMPAHLMYDGHDDDLFEHFSAVAQRLGVYTAKDYADIMEFLVGRWKVDQLTGLSGEGRKAQEYVCGLPPRIRRLEERAQGRAKQGPIIPFSWIFDRQVQL, translated from the exons ATGGCTCTAAAGCTCTCAACTTTCACCACCCCATCCCACAAAGTTCCTTGTTTTGCTCTTCCTCAAATGGCCAGTCGCAGATCTCCCAAGTTCTCCATGGCTTCCACTCTTCGCTCTAACTCCAA GGAGGTTGACAGTCTCAAGAAGCCTTTTACACCTCCTCGAGAGGTTCATGTTCAAGTCACCCACTCGATGCCTCCCCAAAAGATTGAGATCTTTAAGTCCTTGGAGGATTGGGCTGAGCAGAACATTTTGGTTCACCTGAAGCCGGTTGAGAAGTGCTGGCAACCACAAGATTTTCTGCCAGATCCTGCATCTGATGGATTTCATGATCAAGTTAAGGAACTGAGGGAGAGGGCAAAAGAGATTCCGGATGATTACTTTGTTGTTTTGGTTGGAGATATGATCACAGAAGAAGCCCTTCCTACTTATCAAACTATGCTTAATACCTTGGATGGAGTTCGCGATGAAACAGGTGCAAGCCCAACTTCTTGGGCTATTTGGACTAGGGCATGGACTGCTGAAGAGAATAGGCATGGAGACCTTCTCAATAAGTATCTCTACCTGTGCGGACGAGTAGACATGAGACAAATTGAGAAGACAATTCAGTATTTGATTGGATCAGGAATG GATCCCAGGACAGAGAACAATCCCTACCTTGGTTTCATCTACACTTCATTCCAAGAAAGGGCGACCTTTATTTCGCATGGAAACACTGCTCGTCATGCCAAGGAGCAGGGAGATATGAAATTGGCTCAAATATGTGGTATAATTGCTGCTGATGAGAAGCGCCATGAGACTGCGTACACCAAGATAGTGGAAAAGCTCTTTGAGATTGATCCTGATGGAACTATCATGGCTTTTGCTGACATGATGAGGAAGAAAATCTCCATGCCAGCTCACTTGATGTATGATGGCCATGATGATGATCTTTTCGAGCATTTCTCAGCTGTTGCTCAGCGACTTGGTGTCTACACTGCTAAGGACTATGCAGACATAATGGAATTCTTGGTCGGCAGATGGAAGGTTGATCAGCTAACTGGACTTTCAGGTGAAGGACGGAAAGCTCAAGAATATGTTTG